A DNA window from Legionella sp. MW5194 contains the following coding sequences:
- the dnaJ gene encoding molecular chaperone DnaJ has product MEQQDYYELLGVGRHADENEIKKAYRKLAMKYHPDRNSNDKESEEKFKEIQKAYAVLSDPQKRAAYDQFGHAGVDPSMRGGFGGFGGFGDVFEDIFENIFSGGRGQGRQSRGQRGADMQYNLQLTLEEAAAGKQVEITVPRHAACGVCHGSGAKPGSSPKNCETCGGVGQVRIQQGFFSIQQTCPSCHGEGRVITDPCRNCHGQGRVRESKKLTVKIPAGVDNGDRVRLSGEGEAGIHGGGSGDLYVQIGVKAHPIFERSDSDLHCEVPISFATAALGGSIEVPTLEGRVTLKIPAETQTGKVFRLRGKGIKSVRGQGIGDLLCRVVVETPVNLSREQKELLTQLQESLDSSKKTHSPRLSSWFDGVKKFFEDMKF; this is encoded by the coding sequence ATGGAACAACAGGATTACTACGAACTTCTCGGCGTGGGCCGTCATGCCGATGAAAACGAAATCAAGAAGGCCTATCGCAAGCTGGCCATGAAATACCACCCTGATCGTAATTCCAATGACAAAGAGTCTGAAGAAAAATTCAAGGAAATTCAAAAAGCCTACGCTGTCCTGTCCGATCCGCAAAAGCGAGCGGCTTATGACCAGTTTGGCCATGCTGGCGTTGATCCATCCATGCGCGGCGGATTTGGTGGTTTTGGCGGGTTTGGCGATGTGTTTGAAGACATATTCGAAAACATTTTCTCCGGCGGGCGCGGGCAGGGGCGGCAATCACGCGGTCAACGCGGTGCCGATATGCAGTACAACCTGCAACTGACCCTGGAAGAAGCGGCAGCCGGTAAGCAGGTTGAAATTACTGTACCCCGTCATGCGGCCTGTGGCGTCTGTCATGGTTCGGGAGCAAAACCCGGATCCAGTCCCAAAAATTGCGAAACCTGCGGCGGCGTAGGCCAGGTGCGTATCCAACAGGGTTTCTTTTCCATTCAACAAACCTGTCCCAGCTGTCATGGCGAAGGTCGGGTAATCACCGATCCCTGCCGCAACTGCCATGGTCAGGGCCGCGTACGGGAAAGTAAAAAACTCACGGTTAAAATCCCGGCCGGCGTCGACAATGGCGACAGAGTGCGGTTAAGCGGCGAAGGCGAGGCCGGTATCCATGGTGGCGGCAGCGGCGACTTGTATGTTCAAATCGGTGTCAAGGCGCATCCCATTTTTGAACGAAGCGACAGTGATCTCCATTGTGAAGTGCCGATAAGTTTTGCCACAGCGGCGCTGGGCGGCTCTATCGAAGTCCCTACACTGGAGGGGCGGGTTACCCTTAAGATTCCTGCTGAGACGCAAACCGGCAAAGTGTTTCGTTTAAGGGGTAAGGGAATTAAATCGGTAAGAGGTCAGGGCATCGGCGATTTGCTTTGCCGGGTGGTGGTGGAAACGCCGGTGAACTTATCCCGCGAACAGAAGGAGTTATTAACCCAATTGCAGGAATCCTTAGACAGCAGTAAAAAAACCCATTCGCCGCGTTTAAGCTCCTGGTTCGATGGTGTAAAAAAATTCTTCGAGGACATGAAATTTTAA
- the dnaK gene encoding molecular chaperone DnaK: MAKIIGIDLGTTNSCVAIMEGNNTRVIENSEGHRTTPSIVAYTDDNETLVGQAAKRQAVTNPKNTLFAVKRLIGRRFDDPVVQKDIKMVPYQIIKADNGDAWVRVKNQDKAPPQISAEVLRKMKKTAEDYLGEEVKEAVITVPAYFNDSQRQATKDAGRIAGLEVKRIINEPTAAALAYGMDKKRGDSVIAVYDLGGGTFDISIIEIAEVDGEHQFEVLSTNGDTFLGGEDFDLALIEYLAAEFKKDTGIDLHNDPLALQRLKEAAEKAKIELSSAQQTDVNLPYITADASGPKHLNIKLTRAKLESLVEKLVERTIEPCKTALKDAGLSVSQINEVILVGGQTRMPLVQKTVQDFFGKEPRKDVNPDEAVAVGAAIQAAVLSGDVKDILLLDVTPLSLGIETLGGVMTKLIEKNTTIPTKANQVFSTADDNQTAVTVHVLQGEREQASANKSLGRFDLNDIPPAPRGVPQIEVTFDIDANGILNVSAKDKATGKAQSIVIKASSGLSEAEVEAMVKDAKAHADEDKKFKELADVRNHADSLIHSSEKSLKDLATELSDDEKRGIETAISELKEAVKGNDKAHIEDKLKVLTDASAKMAERIYAKKAAEGQAQGAPAGAETHTEEASSAKADEGVVDAEFEEVQDDKK, encoded by the coding sequence ATGGCAAAAATTATCGGAATTGACTTAGGTACGACCAACTCCTGTGTGGCGATCATGGAAGGCAACAATACCCGCGTGATCGAAAACAGCGAAGGTCACCGCACCACCCCGTCTATTGTTGCTTACACGGATGACAATGAAACACTGGTTGGTCAGGCCGCTAAACGCCAGGCAGTCACCAATCCTAAAAACACCCTGTTTGCCGTCAAGCGTCTGATTGGACGTCGTTTTGATGATCCAGTGGTTCAGAAAGACATTAAAATGGTTCCCTACCAAATCATCAAAGCCGACAATGGCGATGCCTGGGTACGTGTTAAAAACCAGGACAAGGCGCCGCCGCAGATTTCAGCGGAAGTGTTGCGCAAAATGAAGAAAACCGCAGAAGATTACCTGGGTGAAGAAGTCAAGGAAGCGGTTATTACTGTTCCGGCTTACTTCAATGACTCTCAGCGTCAGGCCACAAAAGATGCTGGCCGCATCGCCGGTCTTGAAGTGAAACGTATCATCAACGAACCCACAGCGGCCGCATTGGCTTACGGAATGGACAAAAAACGCGGTGACTCCGTCATTGCGGTTTATGACTTGGGTGGCGGTACGTTTGATATTTCCATTATTGAAATTGCTGAGGTCGATGGCGAGCACCAGTTTGAAGTGTTGTCCACGAATGGGGATACCTTCCTCGGCGGTGAAGACTTTGACCTCGCCTTAATTGAATACCTGGCGGCTGAGTTCAAAAAGGACACCGGCATTGACCTGCATAACGATCCGCTGGCTCTGCAACGCCTGAAAGAAGCCGCTGAGAAAGCAAAAATCGAATTGTCATCCGCACAGCAGACCGATGTTAACCTGCCTTATATTACGGCTGATGCGTCAGGGCCCAAGCACCTTAACATCAAATTAACCCGTGCCAAACTGGAATCCTTGGTTGAAAAACTGGTTGAGCGTACGATTGAACCCTGCAAAACCGCATTAAAGGATGCCGGGCTGTCAGTTTCCCAAATCAATGAAGTCATTCTCGTTGGCGGTCAAACCCGGATGCCGCTGGTGCAAAAAACCGTGCAGGACTTTTTCGGCAAAGAGCCCCGTAAAGACGTAAACCCTGATGAAGCGGTGGCTGTCGGTGCGGCTATTCAGGCGGCGGTCCTTTCCGGTGACGTGAAAGACATTCTGTTGCTTGACGTTACGCCACTGTCTTTAGGGATTGAAACCTTAGGTGGTGTCATGACCAAACTGATTGAGAAAAACACAACCATTCCTACCAAGGCCAATCAGGTTTTCTCCACTGCCGATGATAATCAGACCGCCGTAACCGTGCATGTTCTGCAAGGGGAGCGTGAACAGGCTTCAGCGAACAAATCCTTAGGCCGCTTTGACTTAAACGACATTCCGCCTGCACCACGCGGTGTGCCGCAAATCGAAGTGACCTTTGACATTGACGCAAACGGTATTTTGAATGTATCCGCTAAAGACAAGGCTACCGGTAAGGCGCAATCCATCGTCATTAAAGCTTCAAGCGGTTTAAGTGAAGCCGAAGTCGAAGCGATGGTGAAAGATGCCAAGGCGCATGCGGACGAAGACAAAAAATTCAAAGAACTGGCTGATGTCCGAAACCATGCAGACAGTTTGATTCACAGCAGTGAAAAATCCCTGAAAGATTTGGCAACAGAGCTGTCTGATGACGAAAAACGCGGCATTGAAACAGCCATTTCCGAATTGAAAGAAGCGGTCAAGGGCAATGACAAGGCTCACATCGAAGACAAATTGAAAGTTCTGACCGATGCTTCTGCGAAAATGGCTGAGCGCATTTATGCCAAGAAAGCCGCGGAAGGCCAGGCACAGGGCGCTCCAGCCGGTGCTGAGACTCACACAGAAGAAGCGTCTTCTGCCAAAGCCGATGAAGGGGTTGTCGATGCTGAATTTGAAGAAGTTCAGGACGACAAAAAATAA
- the grpE gene encoding nucleotide exchange factor GrpE, with protein MSENKTKNWQKIKEESDALDNDLFEDDEDLTDGEDSSEHVEGALEQPSIGGLEEKLLLAEKHAHENWEKSVRAIAELDNVRRRAERDVANAHRYGQEKLIASLLPILDSLEQALQLADKDANVAMYEGLQLTMKLFLDVLDKHDVKQLDPQGEPFNPQEHEAMSMQDVPGAAPNSIVAVFQKGYKLNDRIIRPARVIVAKPKPIDENV; from the coding sequence ATGAGCGAAAATAAAACAAAAAACTGGCAAAAAATTAAAGAAGAAAGTGACGCATTGGACAATGACTTGTTTGAAGACGATGAGGATCTGACAGACGGTGAGGATTCCTCAGAGCATGTCGAGGGGGCCCTGGAACAACCCAGCATTGGCGGTCTTGAAGAAAAATTGCTGTTGGCTGAAAAGCATGCCCATGAAAATTGGGAAAAGTCAGTGCGGGCGATAGCCGAGCTGGATAACGTACGCCGCCGCGCGGAGCGCGATGTCGCTAATGCCCATCGCTATGGCCAGGAAAAACTGATTGCTTCCCTGCTGCCAATCCTCGACAGCCTGGAGCAGGCCCTGCAACTGGCGGACAAAGATGCCAATGTTGCCATGTATGAAGGCCTTCAATTAACGATGAAGCTCTTTCTGGACGTGCTGGATAAACACGATGTCAAGCAACTGGACCCGCAGGGTGAACCCTTTAATCCGCAGGAACATGAAGCCATGTCCATGCAGGACGTGCCGGGAGCAGCCCCCAATTCAATTGTTGCGGTATTCCAGAAGGGTTACAAACTCAACGACCGCATTATCCGACCGGCCCGGGTCATTGTCGCAAAACCGAAACCAATTGATGAAAATGTGTAA
- a CDS encoding 3-deoxy-7-phosphoheptulonate synthase class II, translating to MSSWSPVSWQQFSYQQAATYPDEIQLSRVVEQLSQMPPLVTSGEIKRLKLAIARAGRGQAFILQGGDCAESFNDCRSQVISNKLKILLQMSLVLLHGMRKPIIRVGRIAGQYAKPRSSDFETLDGVTLPSYRGDLVNSPEFNAHSRIPNPKLLLKGYSCAAMTLNYIRALLNGGFADLHHPQRWDLSFVEHSPQAEEYNTIVRSIADSLDFLESIDGLRNSSLSKVDFYTSHEALHLHYEQALTRKPQDGLWYNLSTHLPWIGMRTAQLDSAHVEFIRGIQNPIGIKIGPSATKDWLQALLQKLNPEREEGRLLLITRLGANQIEQRLPSLIAAVQESGFPVTWSCDPMHGNTETTADGIKTRHFDNILSELQQAVTIHQKMNSYLGGVHFELTGDNVTECIGGARGLSESDLKHAYRSLVDPRLNYEQSLEMAIQLSRQFQAY from the coding sequence ATGAGTTCTTGGTCTCCTGTTTCCTGGCAGCAGTTTTCATACCAGCAGGCCGCCACTTACCCGGATGAAATTCAACTGTCACGGGTGGTGGAACAGTTAAGTCAAATGCCGCCTTTAGTCACCAGCGGCGAAATAAAAAGGCTGAAACTGGCCATTGCACGCGCCGGTCGTGGCCAGGCGTTTATTTTACAGGGCGGCGACTGTGCCGAATCATTTAACGATTGCCGCTCGCAGGTCATCAGCAATAAATTGAAAATTTTGTTGCAGATGAGCCTTGTGCTGCTCCATGGTATGCGTAAGCCCATCATTCGTGTCGGCCGTATTGCCGGACAATACGCGAAGCCACGCTCGTCCGATTTTGAAACGCTCGATGGCGTGACGCTGCCGAGTTACCGCGGCGATTTGGTCAATTCCCCTGAGTTTAACGCCCATTCCCGCATCCCTAACCCCAAACTGTTGCTTAAGGGTTACAGCTGTGCTGCCATGACCCTGAATTACATCCGCGCCCTGCTCAACGGCGGCTTTGCCGATTTGCACCATCCGCAACGCTGGGATTTAAGCTTTGTCGAGCATTCACCCCAGGCGGAAGAATACAATACCATCGTCCGCTCGATTGCGGATTCGCTTGATTTTCTTGAAAGTATTGATGGCTTACGTAACAGCAGCCTGAGTAAGGTTGATTTCTATACTTCGCATGAAGCCCTGCACCTTCATTATGAGCAAGCACTGACCCGCAAACCGCAGGATGGCCTGTGGTATAACCTTTCCACGCACCTCCCCTGGATTGGCATGCGCACGGCACAATTGGACAGCGCCCATGTCGAATTCATCCGCGGCATTCAAAACCCGATTGGCATTAAAATCGGACCGTCTGCCACCAAAGACTGGCTGCAAGCGTTGTTACAAAAACTCAACCCGGAGCGTGAAGAAGGCCGCCTGCTGCTGATTACCCGCTTGGGCGCCAATCAAATTGAACAACGGCTTCCTTCCCTGATTGCTGCTGTGCAGGAAAGCGGTTTCCCCGTCACCTGGTCCTGCGATCCCATGCATGGCAACACAGAAACCACGGCTGATGGCATTAAAACGCGCCATTTCGACAATATTCTTTCCGAATTGCAGCAAGCCGTCACGATTCATCAGAAAATGAACAGCTATCTGGGCGGCGTCCATTTCGAATTAACCGGCGACAATGTCACCGAATGCATTGGTGGTGCACGGGGTTTAAGCGAGAGCGATTTAAAACATGCTTACCGCAGCCTGGTGGATCCACGCCTGAATTATGAACAATCCCTGGAGATGGCTATTCAATTGAGCCGTCAGTTCCAAGCTTATTGA
- a CDS encoding hydrolase gives MIIESEFKPAWWLTNGHGQTLYPTMMRRIIAPVDDCERIELPDGDFIDLAWAVNGLADDTPLVILLHGLGGSIESAYAGGLMHAFNRHGWRAMLMHFRGASKEPNRLARAYHSGDTGDLDYLLRLLAAREPNTLKAIVGVSLGGNVLLKWLGEQGGQQLVNTAVAVSVPFQLRLVADKMGQGFSRIYQSYLLRRLKSVFHRKIEFLNPDLPKELMNFNQWRCFWTFDEKVTAPLHGFAHVHAYYRQASCHAYLGKIATPTLIIHALDDPFMTPEVVPEEKDLSDQITLELSERGGHVGFISGSVIGRPVYWLEERIPAHLHQQFNKLGTDGSIE, from the coding sequence ATGATCATCGAAAGCGAATTTAAACCGGCATGGTGGTTGACGAATGGTCATGGTCAGACACTGTACCCGACGATGATGCGTCGTATCATTGCACCGGTTGATGATTGCGAGCGTATTGAATTGCCTGACGGTGATTTCATTGATTTGGCCTGGGCGGTGAATGGCTTGGCCGATGACACACCGCTGGTCATTTTGCTTCATGGTCTCGGGGGCAGTATTGAGTCGGCATATGCCGGTGGCTTGATGCATGCATTCAACCGCCATGGCTGGCGTGCCATGCTGATGCATTTTCGCGGTGCCAGTAAAGAACCGAATCGTCTTGCCCGTGCCTACCATTCAGGCGATACCGGTGATTTGGATTATTTGTTGCGCTTATTGGCTGCACGTGAACCGAATACCTTAAAAGCGATAGTCGGGGTTTCTCTGGGCGGAAATGTATTATTGAAATGGCTGGGCGAGCAGGGAGGGCAACAATTGGTGAATACCGCAGTGGCGGTTTCAGTACCCTTCCAGTTGCGGCTGGTCGCTGACAAAATGGGGCAGGGATTTTCCCGCATCTATCAATCCTACCTGTTGCGGCGTTTAAAAAGCGTTTTTCATCGCAAAATTGAATTCCTGAACCCTGATCTACCGAAGGAATTAATGAATTTTAATCAATGGCGCTGTTTCTGGACTTTTGATGAAAAAGTGACGGCGCCTTTGCATGGTTTCGCTCATGTGCACGCCTATTACCGTCAAGCGAGTTGCCATGCTTACCTGGGTAAAATAGCCACTCCCACCTTGATTATTCATGCCTTGGACGATCCTTTTATGACGCCGGAGGTTGTTCCTGAGGAAAAAGACTTATCAGACCAGATAACCCTTGAGCTCAGCGAGCGTGGCGGCCATGTCGGCTTTATCAGCGGCAGCGTCATTGGTCGGCCTGTTTACTGGCTGGAGGAGCGCATCCCTGCTCACCTTCACCAGCAGTTCAATAAGCTTGGAACTGACGGCTCAATTGAATAG
- the hemE gene encoding uroporphyrinogen decarboxylase, with the protein MTDRRQSLFLRALKREAVPRTPVWLMRQAGRYLPEYRKVRQQAGDFLSLCKNPQLACEVTLQPLRRYALDAAILFSDILTIPDAMGLGLYFAEGEGPGFHKPLRTTRDIEALPHLSIVDELNYVMEAVRLIRGAMPAHLPLIGFSGSPWTLACYMVEGKGSRDYREMLKLLYNQPLAAHALLHKLALAVTAYLQEQIRAGVDAVMLFDTWGGLLSTANYKQFSLHPMEKIVREIKQAFPHIPIILFTKGGGQWLEDMAMTGCDALGLDWTCDLQRARVRVGNQVALQGNLDPAVLLANETVIREEVGKVLASFGKGNGHVFNLGHGITPDVTPESVTAMIDAVHDYSPPYHQENR; encoded by the coding sequence ATGACTGATCGCCGCCAATCCCTGTTTTTACGCGCTCTAAAACGTGAGGCTGTTCCGCGGACACCCGTGTGGTTAATGCGCCAGGCGGGACGTTATCTCCCTGAATACCGAAAGGTTCGTCAGCAAGCGGGTGATTTTTTAAGTTTGTGTAAAAATCCACAATTGGCCTGCGAGGTCACTTTGCAGCCCCTGCGTCGTTATGCACTGGATGCGGCCATTTTGTTTTCCGATATTCTGACTATCCCGGATGCCATGGGTTTAGGGCTTTACTTTGCCGAAGGGGAGGGCCCAGGTTTCCATAAGCCGTTGCGGACTACCCGCGATATAGAGGCTTTACCTCATCTCTCCATTGTCGATGAACTAAACTATGTTATGGAAGCCGTGCGTTTGATTCGTGGGGCAATGCCTGCGCATTTACCGCTGATTGGTTTTTCCGGAAGTCCCTGGACATTGGCCTGTTACATGGTTGAAGGGAAAGGAAGCCGGGATTACCGGGAAATGCTCAAGTTACTTTACAACCAGCCTTTAGCGGCCCACGCATTACTGCATAAGCTGGCACTTGCCGTAACGGCTTATCTTCAAGAACAAATTCGCGCAGGTGTTGATGCTGTCATGCTGTTTGATACCTGGGGCGGCCTTTTGAGTACAGCCAATTACAAGCAATTTTCCCTTCATCCCATGGAGAAAATTGTCAGAGAAATTAAGCAGGCTTTCCCACACATTCCCATTATTCTCTTTACTAAAGGAGGGGGGCAATGGTTGGAGGACATGGCGATGACAGGATGCGATGCCTTGGGTTTGGATTGGACCTGTGATTTGCAGCGCGCCAGAGTGCGAGTGGGCAATCAGGTGGCTTTGCAGGGTAACCTTGATCCGGCGGTTTTACTGGCAAATGAAACCGTTATCCGTGAAGAGGTCGGAAAAGTGCTGGCTTCATTCGGTAAGGGTAACGGTCATGTCTTTAATCTCGGACATGGCATTACTCCGGATGTAACGCCTGAAAGCGTTACGGCCATGATTGATGCGGTCCATGACTACAGTCCTCCCTATCATCAGGAGAACCGATGA
- a CDS encoding DUF5617 domain-containing protein — translation MTKLTYFKTVDLSEPQWAEKIRDRISRLIDAVDTFEIPDDPVIVHYVGKDWVRIMSARSLKSMLDYQQQHLDYVQNYARDPSGIALSLSRQTELTAPEHRYKLFLASLVQAKLDYQAIWTLCKSFEEKWNFYREIDPQLKNKTLLGTIRESFSTKEQAYFDKFAACFTQESLSDFIPITSCAENLHGQQVSTFKKCKNYKELMGSRKYDEICCPSTREVIDGKKSLLTRDAADTFIAIYMVLAKMAGVETDEIQAFLEKQESDYLRLGEQKLYRYLQNPRLFGFTSATRQLLLEMGVAKIKLTFKGDYTHLWPLQESTPKQNALKMLIDYSKMDSTYPALVRFFTAHTQRHHHPLVKQAVDALVKGESIHEVMMTLETEARKHPLFNEEGSLMRRLRFITMHIGYGAAPQKEPKEEITLTG, via the coding sequence ATGACGAAGCTTACTTATTTTAAAACCGTTGATTTATCAGAACCTCAATGGGCTGAAAAAATCAGGGATAGGATCAGCCGCCTGATCGACGCGGTTGACACATTTGAAATTCCCGATGATCCTGTAATCGTTCATTATGTGGGCAAGGATTGGGTTAGAATCATGTCGGCTCGATCCTTAAAAAGCATGCTGGACTACCAGCAACAACACCTGGATTATGTTCAAAATTATGCGAGAGACCCTAGTGGTATTGCGTTATCGTTGAGTCGGCAAACAGAATTGACCGCACCTGAACATCGATACAAGCTTTTTTTGGCCTCGTTAGTTCAGGCAAAATTAGATTACCAGGCCATTTGGACGCTTTGCAAATCGTTTGAGGAAAAATGGAACTTTTATCGTGAGATCGACCCACAATTAAAAAACAAGACTTTATTGGGTACCATTCGCGAGTCTTTTTCCACGAAAGAGCAGGCTTATTTTGATAAATTCGCCGCCTGTTTTACCCAGGAATCGCTGTCTGATTTTATTCCCATCACCTCCTGTGCTGAAAACCTGCATGGTCAGCAAGTGAGCACCTTTAAAAAGTGCAAGAATTACAAAGAATTAATGGGTAGTCGCAAGTACGATGAAATCTGTTGCCCTTCGACGCGGGAGGTAATCGATGGCAAAAAATCACTCCTTACGCGAGACGCGGCGGATACTTTTATTGCCATCTACATGGTTCTCGCCAAAATGGCCGGCGTTGAAACCGACGAAATACAGGCTTTTTTGGAAAAACAGGAGTCCGACTACCTGCGATTGGGTGAGCAAAAGTTATACCGGTACTTACAAAATCCTCGCCTTTTTGGATTTACTTCCGCAACAAGGCAACTCCTGCTTGAGATGGGGGTTGCGAAAATTAAACTGACCTTTAAAGGCGATTACACCCACCTTTGGCCGTTACAGGAATCAACGCCCAAACAAAATGCGCTCAAGATGCTGATTGATTACAGTAAAATGGATTCGACTTACCCTGCATTGGTACGGTTTTTTACAGCTCATACCCAACGCCATCACCATCCTCTGGTTAAACAGGCGGTTGATGCCCTGGTTAAGGGGGAGAGTATTCATGAGGTCATGATGACGCTTGAAACGGAGGCAAGAAAACACCCCCTTTTCAATGAAGAAGGGTCGTTGATGCGGCGTTTGCGCTTTATCACCATGCACATCGGCTATGGAGCGGCTCCACAAAAGGAGCCAAAAGAAGAGATAACATTAACGGGTTAA
- the folB gene encoding dihydroneopterin aldolase, which translates to MDSLQIKGLSIATRIGIHEWEQRIAQRLLIDIHIPADFSDCQDDINQTIDYDKLCQRVTRHVESHSFKLIETVADSVANLLKSEFPIQQVTVSVSKPHAVKNAADILVNVSR; encoded by the coding sequence ATGGACAGTCTGCAAATTAAGGGCTTAAGCATTGCAACCCGCATTGGCATCCATGAGTGGGAACAACGCATCGCTCAGCGTTTACTGATTGATATCCACATTCCTGCTGATTTCAGCGATTGCCAGGACGATATTAATCAAACCATTGACTACGATAAATTATGCCAGCGGGTCACACGTCATGTGGAGTCGCACTCGTTTAAACTCATCGAAACCGTCGCCGACTCCGTGGCTAACCTGCTGAAATCGGAGTTTCCTATCCAACAGGTGACTGTCAGTGTCAGCAAACCCCATGCAGTCAAAAATGCCGCCGATATCCTTGTTAATGTAAGCCGGTAA